Genomic segment of Salvia splendens isolate huo1 chromosome 12, SspV2, whole genome shotgun sequence:
ACTAGTTCGTAGAATTGCTTTTATGAAGAGGAGGAATCTATATGACCCTCTCTCCCCTCGACAACTCTACCTCTGGATTCCTCTCTCTCGTTCGCCATTTCCCCTTaatttagaatatattttcagttgtcttcatttttctttactCTTCTTGTATAAATAGGTCATCACCTTCCCTCACTACTTCcctttccctctctctctctctctcaaggaAGATAATTAGCTAGATTCTAGTAGATGATATGCATATAGGTAGAGAGAGATTGATGTGTGATGCATGTGGTTAGTGAGATTGTTGTTTGTGGTAATTTTATGATATACTACTACTCCTATTCTGGTTTGCGGCGCAGAGCTTATCTCCTTCACTCTTGTTTTTGTCTACTGGTTGTACGTTTTAACATAATAAAATAGTAAATGAAAATGGATTCCTCGGCGTGTTCTTCCTCGGATGTGCAACAGCGGAAGCAGAGGAGAATGGAATCGAACCGTGAATCAGCGCGGCTGTCACGGGTGAAGAAGCAGAAGTATATGGACGATCTGACGGCCGAGGTTGCTCATCTCTCCAAACTAAATAACCAGATATCGAAGAGCATTGTAATAaaggagtgctcatttcagttggaagaagctcggctagaaaggagttcggtaagctcggcttaccgagctggaactagcctggaactagccgagaagaagaagaaggcagaagtcggtaagctcatcggtaaggaagctcggtatggaagctcggtatggaagctcggtaaggaagctcggcgttgagctggaatgggccgagaaggaagagttcggttgtaagccgagaaggagttcggtcttgaaccgaggaaggagttcggtcttgaaccgagaaggtagaagcaacctagccgaactagccgttggagcagcagttagttagctgagatgtagcggttattcttcttgctttcttgattcttcttgtagttagttagtagcagttgctacttgattatagagctttaaatagctcaccgtgtatgtagtttagagtagagtttaatcaataaagagttttccagttttctctccaagattatcatcttcaatactcaaagtgtgagtgtgtgtgtttttctgcattgtgtgatctcatacaacagtgagtgtgtgtgtgatcttattgagtgtgtgaaagccttgtgtgtgccaatcctaacaagtggcgccgtctgtgggaaataGATATTGAaactgatttgcagaggatcaaacggtttcagagatggcagcaaggcttgatgcagaaaagttcacaggcaagaatgattatggcctgtggaagatgaagatgaaggcggttttaattcaacaaggcttggcggcagttcttgcaaaaccagaggagaaaggaaaggctccagtgcttgatgaaaaagctcaggcaaagatggaggagatgcagctcaaggcacattctgcagtgattctgtgccttggagataaggtcttgagggaagttcaagaagccaagactgcg
This window contains:
- the LOC121757831 gene encoding bZIP transcription factor 11-like; the encoded protein is MKMDSSACSSSDVQQRKQRRMESNRESARLSRVKKQKYMDDLTAEVAHLSKLNNQISKSIVIKECSFQLEEARLERSSVSSAYRAGTSLELAEKKKKAEVGKQCVKIEAHNLVLRAQIMDLSHTLHSLKQILTHHAVFEPDHLNFAHALFNNSWNLLGDSHH